A genomic stretch from Candidatus Amarolinea dominans includes:
- a CDS encoding MazG family protein, translated as MNNITIVGLGPGDPRLLTREAWEILTQASEVCLRTARHPTVDALRAVPGLHLVSFDEVYEQTDAFADVYQTISARILELAARPQGVVYAVPGHPAVGETTTQLIQRAAAAQGLSVRIVEGLSFIEPLLTALRVDALDGLQIADAMLLANKHHAPLDPDRPAILGQLYSRLLAGEVKLVLLNTYPEDHPLTLVQAAGTQASQTLQLPLHELDHAGSFFDHLTALYIPPLPHAGGYDALQEIVARLRAPDGCPWDREQTHESLVSPLLEETYEVIAAIESGDAHLLSEELGDLYLNLAMQVQIAAEEGEFRLADVLSHIIAKLIRRHPHVFSGLDVQNVDEVLQNWEKIKAAERQTKGEVESTLGSVPSALPALMQAEIYQRRVARLGWPGAPAPDPGVIPADEEAFGDLLFALVAQARARGVDPERALRQANARFAAQVRAVEARAQAAGVTLSALVPAERVTWWE; from the coding sequence ATGAACAACATCACGATTGTGGGGCTGGGGCCTGGCGACCCGCGTCTCCTGACCCGCGAGGCCTGGGAAATCCTGACGCAGGCGTCTGAAGTCTGCTTGCGTACGGCGCGTCATCCGACCGTGGACGCGTTGCGGGCTGTGCCTGGACTGCACCTGGTCAGCTTCGATGAGGTCTATGAACAGACCGACGCGTTTGCCGATGTCTACCAAACCATCAGCGCCCGCATCCTGGAACTGGCCGCACGGCCACAGGGCGTGGTCTACGCGGTGCCCGGCCATCCGGCCGTGGGCGAAACAACCACCCAACTCATCCAGCGGGCCGCGGCGGCGCAGGGCTTGAGCGTGCGCATCGTCGAGGGCCTGAGCTTCATCGAGCCGCTGTTGACCGCCCTGCGTGTGGATGCCCTGGACGGCCTGCAAATTGCCGATGCCATGCTGCTTGCCAACAAACACCACGCGCCGCTTGATCCCGACCGCCCGGCGATCCTGGGTCAACTCTACAGCCGCCTGCTGGCCGGCGAAGTCAAGCTGGTGCTGCTCAACACCTACCCGGAAGATCATCCACTGACCCTGGTGCAGGCGGCCGGCACGCAGGCCAGCCAGACGCTGCAGCTTCCCTTGCACGAACTGGACCATGCCGGCAGCTTCTTCGATCACCTGACCGCGTTGTACATTCCGCCACTGCCCCATGCGGGCGGCTATGACGCGCTGCAGGAGATCGTGGCTCGCCTGCGCGCGCCCGACGGCTGCCCCTGGGACCGCGAGCAGACGCACGAATCGCTGGTCAGCCCGCTGCTGGAAGAAACCTACGAGGTGATAGCGGCCATCGAGAGCGGGGATGCGCACCTCTTGTCTGAAGAGCTGGGCGATCTGTATCTCAATCTTGCCATGCAGGTGCAGATTGCGGCCGAGGAAGGCGAATTCCGCCTGGCCGATGTGCTCAGTCACATCATCGCCAAGTTGATCCGGCGCCATCCCCACGTTTTCAGCGGGCTGGACGTGCAGAATGTGGATGAGGTGTTGCAGAACTGGGAGAAGATCAAAGCGGCCGAGCGCCAGACGAAGGGCGAGGTAGAATCCACGCTGGGCAGCGTGCCGTCTGCGCTGCCGGCCCTGATGCAGGCCGAAATATATCAGCGCCGCGTGGCACGCCTCGGTTGGCCCGGTGCGCCCGCACCAGATCCCGGAGTGATCCCGGCTGACGAGGAGGCGTTTGGTGACCTGCTCTTTGCCCTCGTGGCCCAAGCCCGTGCGCGCGGCGTCGACCCCGAACGGGCCTTACGCCAGGCCAATGCGCGCTTTGCCGCGCAGGTGCGCGCGGTGGAGGCCCGCGCCCAGGCCGCCGGCGTCACGCTCAGCGCGCTGGTGCCAGCCGAGCGGGTAACCTGGTGGGAGTGA
- a CDS encoding AAA family ATPase, whose amino-acid sequence MPILYIHLLGDFHLLYGDQPVTGLNQPRLQSLLAYLLLHRHVPQSRRQLAFLFWPDTTDKQAQTNLRQLVYHLRHYLPQVDHYVSIDHATLQWRHDAPFTLDVAAFQTLCTQTEPAIGQATLARLEKAVALYAGELLPGCYDDWILPERERLRQQFAQAMERLIGELEDQRAYGAAIPHALRLLHHDPLHEASYRRLMQLHGLVGERAAALRVYHTCATTLLRELGVEPSQATRELYEGLLQTDGAPVTNKRPAARLTVATPLVGRQLEWHKLVAAWRLAAAGQAHFVLVAGEAGIGKTRLAEELAHWVGAQGQLTAHTRAYAAEGRLAYVPIADWLRNATLAAARQQLPVVWLSEVARILPEILIERPDLSLPGPLSESWQRKRLFEALARTLLAPAKPLLLVLDDLQWCDQETLEWLHFLLRFDPQARLLIVGTVRTEEATPDHPLSTLVLALRVAEQLTEIAIGPLDAAETAALATAVAEQPLASAALTKLYAATEGNPLFIVEMVRAGQQEPRVESGDPSASPDLQSPISSLQSLPPKVQAVIQTRLAQLSPPALELTRLAATIGRSFTLPVLTQASGWDEETLVRHLDELWQRRVVREQGVQDYDFSHDRIREVAYQQIPPAQRRHLHRHVAQALEQVYAGELALVRAQIAVHCEEAGLVKQAIGHYQQAATAAHAKYAIHDTINYARRAVALLMTLPDSRARQEQELSLLAPLGHSLLALRGGSDEELEQLYWRTEQLSRQLGRKWELYLSQRNLWSSYSHTGRWRETREIAESLTTMAYQLQEPAMIEDACNQLALTKWLYGELEAAYADLAYPVTKPDNEGYQRFCQLSGFPPAINHIGTEASILWMLGYPDQARSRYAAGMIQARETRQGFSLAISLEFLAWIDYFLDSVAALQALADELIRLSTQYELMVFLECGLILSGWSLVRQGNSELGFARIQQGLTSMKRAGVYIEITWYLAVLAEAQLLAGYYAEALAVVDEAFAFAERIAEHFWQAELWRLRGELLWKTEHDAVAAASCYKQAIDIAHQQHAKALELRACMSLARLWQSQNMHTHAYQQLATVYAWFSEGFDTADLQAAKNLLAELAALID is encoded by the coding sequence ATGCCAATCCTCTACATCCATCTCCTGGGCGATTTTCACCTGCTCTACGGGGATCAGCCCGTAACGGGCCTCAATCAGCCGCGCCTGCAATCCTTGTTGGCCTACCTGCTTCTTCATCGTCACGTACCCCAATCCCGCCGTCAGCTCGCCTTTCTCTTCTGGCCCGATACGACCGACAAACAAGCACAAACCAATCTGCGCCAGTTGGTGTACCATTTGCGCCACTATTTGCCCCAGGTTGATCACTATGTAAGCATTGACCATGCAACGCTCCAATGGCGCCATGACGCGCCCTTTACGCTGGATGTAGCCGCTTTTCAAACGCTGTGTACACAAACCGAACCGGCCATCGGCCAAGCCACGCTTGCAAGGCTGGAAAAAGCGGTTGCCCTCTATGCGGGTGAACTCTTGCCCGGCTGCTATGACGATTGGATTCTGCCCGAACGCGAACGATTGCGCCAACAATTTGCCCAAGCCATGGAACGGTTGATTGGCGAACTCGAAGATCAGCGTGCGTATGGGGCGGCCATTCCTCATGCTTTGCGTCTGTTGCACCACGACCCCCTCCACGAGGCTTCTTATCGCCGCCTAATGCAACTGCATGGATTGGTGGGTGAGCGGGCTGCTGCCTTACGTGTCTATCACACCTGTGCCACTACCTTGTTGCGCGAACTGGGGGTCGAACCCAGCCAAGCCACGCGTGAGCTCTACGAAGGCCTGTTGCAGACAGACGGTGCACCGGTCACGAACAAGAGGCCAGCAGCCAGGTTGACGGTTGCCACACCGCTGGTCGGGCGCCAGTTGGAATGGCACAAGCTCGTAGCTGCCTGGCGTTTGGCTGCTGCGGGGCAGGCCCATTTTGTGCTGGTAGCGGGAGAAGCGGGCATTGGCAAAACGCGGCTGGCCGAAGAATTGGCGCATTGGGTCGGCGCGCAGGGGCAGCTCACTGCCCACACACGCGCCTATGCTGCTGAGGGTAGGCTGGCCTATGTCCCGATTGCCGACTGGCTGCGCAACGCGACGTTGGCCGCCGCGCGCCAACAACTACCGGTCGTTTGGCTCAGCGAAGTGGCGCGCATCTTGCCCGAGATCCTAATTGAACGGCCCGATTTGTCGCTGCCAGGACCGCTCAGCGAGAGCTGGCAACGCAAGCGGCTCTTTGAGGCTCTCGCCCGTACCTTGCTGGCTCCCGCCAAACCATTGCTCTTGGTGCTTGACGATCTCCAGTGGTGTGACCAGGAAACCCTGGAGTGGTTGCACTTTCTCTTGCGCTTTGACCCGCAGGCCCGTTTGCTCATTGTGGGTACGGTGCGTACAGAAGAAGCAACGCCCGATCACCCATTGTCCACCTTGGTGCTGGCCTTGCGCGTCGCCGAACAGTTGACGGAAATCGCCATAGGGCCGTTGGATGCTGCCGAAACTGCCGCGCTAGCCACGGCGGTGGCAGAGCAGCCGTTGGCTAGCGCGGCGTTAACCAAACTCTATGCCGCCACCGAAGGCAATCCACTGTTCATTGTAGAGATGGTGCGGGCTGGACAGCAAGAGCCGAGAGTTGAGAGCGGAGACCCGTCAGCAAGCCCTGATCTTCAGTCGCCAATTTCTAGTCTCCAATCCCTCCCGCCCAAGGTGCAAGCGGTCATCCAGACTCGGTTGGCCCAGCTTTCGCCACCCGCGCTCGAATTGACCAGACTGGCTGCCACCATTGGCCGCTCGTTTACCTTGCCGGTGTTGACCCAGGCCAGCGGTTGGGACGAAGAGACGCTTGTCCGCCATCTGGATGAATTGTGGCAGCGGCGCGTTGTGCGTGAGCAGGGCGTGCAGGACTATGACTTTAGCCATGATCGCATACGCGAGGTGGCCTATCAACAGATTCCCCCAGCGCAGCGGCGGCATTTACACCGCCACGTGGCGCAGGCCTTAGAGCAAGTCTATGCCGGTGAACTGGCTCTGGTGAGGGCGCAAATAGCTGTACATTGCGAAGAAGCCGGCTTGGTCAAACAGGCGATCGGTCATTATCAACAGGCCGCGACCGCTGCTCACGCCAAGTATGCCATCCATGATACGATAAATTATGCCCGCCGCGCCGTGGCCTTACTCATGACGCTGCCAGATAGCAGGGCGCGCCAAGAGCAAGAACTTTCCTTACTGGCTCCCCTCGGCCATAGTTTGCTGGCGCTGCGCGGTGGGAGCGATGAAGAATTGGAACAATTATATTGGCGAACGGAACAATTGAGCCGCCAACTTGGGCGAAAATGGGAACTTTATCTTTCACAACGGAATCTGTGGTCGTCCTATTCACATACAGGAAGATGGCGAGAGACTCGTGAAATTGCCGAAAGTCTCACAACAATGGCCTACCAGTTGCAAGAACCAGCCATGATTGAAGATGCCTGTAACCAGCTCGCCCTGACAAAATGGCTCTATGGTGAGTTGGAAGCGGCCTACGCTGATCTTGCCTATCCGGTGACTAAACCTGACAATGAGGGCTATCAACGCTTTTGCCAACTTTCTGGCTTTCCGCCGGCGATCAATCATATTGGCACTGAAGCCTCCATTTTGTGGATGCTGGGCTATCCTGACCAAGCGCGCAGCCGTTACGCGGCCGGCATGATCCAGGCGCGTGAAACACGCCAAGGCTTCAGCCTGGCGATTTCGCTCGAATTTCTGGCGTGGATTGATTACTTCCTTGATTCGGTTGCCGCACTTCAGGCATTGGCCGACGAGCTGATTAGGCTGTCCACCCAATACGAATTGATGGTCTTTCTTGAATGTGGCCTGATCCTCTCTGGCTGGTCTTTGGTTCGCCAAGGCAATTCCGAGCTGGGCTTTGCGCGCATACAGCAAGGCTTGACGAGCATGAAGCGTGCTGGCGTCTATATTGAAATCACCTGGTACCTCGCCGTGTTGGCCGAAGCCCAGTTGCTGGCTGGCTACTATGCTGAGGCCCTGGCTGTGGTGGATGAGGCATTCGCCTTTGCGGAGCGGATTGCCGAGCATTTTTGGCAAGCCGAATTGTGGCGTTTGCGCGGCGAACTCCTGTGGAAAACGGAGCACGACGCCGTGGCAGCCGCAAGCTGTTACAAGCAGGCAATTGATATCGCCCACCAGCAGCACGCCAAAGCATTGGAGCTACGCGCCTGTATGAGCCTAGCGCGCCTGTGGCAAAGCCAAAACATGCACACGCACGCCTATCAACAACTGGCAACGGTTTATGCCTGGTTCAGCGAAGGGTTTGACACGGCCGATCTGCAAGCGGCAAAAAATTTGCTGGCAGAATTGGCCGCGCTGATTGACTGA
- a CDS encoding DUF11 domain-containing protein produces MIRKSAYVIFMLCFVIGAMAPVAVGAEAMTAPVEPATPAIGVSYKLQVAQEGMYRLTYTDLQTAGLPVDTLNPAQLQIFAGGSEIAIFVAGEGDGIFDSSDYVAFYGKPVHTLYTDINTYWLAFGEANGLRMTQRDVTPAGGVPQSAFATTMHFEDNQLYDGKIPSTEGGDHWYSSNYFFLLCSTPSTCPTQTLSYPMNLPGLASGSFPASLHVALRGVWSNPFVNPDHLVTFYLNGTLLGDVSWDDYELSNTTLAFDQSILQITNTVTATAVVVGSGVQDQIYPDWFELTYHDVPAARSDVARCDADSAGTLAYAIGGFTDSNIHAFDVTDANHPTRLVNAAVTGALAPFTLEFSDVRAAPNSRCLSLADAAFLTPLSITLDTPSNLKALTNGADYLVITHHDFLAQATQLANYRASHNQYATAVVDVRDIYDEFSFGLMSQQAIKDFLTFAYNNWQPRPQFVLLMGDATYDPKGFSAIPDQVFVPAFLAMSDSFMGETAADNRYVDVDNNKMPDMHLGRFPVNTVAEAQEMVDRVVSYEAQAPDQAWNRRVIFVADDADGAGNFSEHSNLVADHILPATFTQSKLYFRINYTSASALRTALLNGINSGALFVNYNGHSSIPYWGGERYFRTSDVATLTNAGRWPVMLPMTCLEGYYIVPGYKSQGETVVRTLGRGAIASWSPTGLGVATGHTELYTGFYEAIFEQGILQLGPATTAGKLKLFNTSSPFKELLDNYILFGDPALTLALPAADLGISKSVEPAGSVAPGQPLTYTITVSNTGQLSASGVRITETLPSELSNVAWSASHGDVILETGSNLVWTVAALAAGEQRTITLNGAVTNTITSTTIITNTAQVSGDPPDRRSTNNSATVTTQVATGASDLGGLVWADISGDGSPNENPLMGLQSFVIAVLDQGGATVATTLSNSSGQWRINGLPPGTYNVVIQSLSGFIPTTPTSRIAIATPGQNLLNLNFGYVVPTGVGLSSFTASVEGAQVRVAWTSLRELNLVGYYVYNSPTANGLRTRITNEIVPAQGNASSYVALDPAGNSGEFYWIEAVAPDGSTWYGPTAAQAQNWHRVFLPVAQR; encoded by the coding sequence ATGATACGAAAATCAGCCTATGTGATTTTCATGTTGTGTTTTGTGATCGGTGCGATGGCGCCGGTTGCTGTCGGCGCTGAGGCCATGACGGCGCCTGTTGAGCCTGCGACCCCGGCTATCGGAGTCAGCTACAAACTCCAGGTGGCTCAGGAAGGTATGTATCGGCTAACCTACACCGATTTGCAAACAGCCGGTTTGCCGGTTGACACACTCAACCCGGCGCAACTGCAAATCTTCGCAGGCGGTTCAGAAATTGCCATTTTCGTGGCCGGTGAGGGCGACGGGATCTTTGATTCCAGCGACTATGTGGCTTTCTACGGCAAGCCAGTTCACACGCTGTACACCGATATCAACACCTATTGGCTCGCGTTTGGCGAAGCCAACGGCCTGCGCATGACCCAACGCGATGTGACGCCAGCCGGCGGCGTGCCGCAGTCCGCCTTTGCCACCACGATGCATTTCGAGGACAACCAGTTGTACGATGGCAAAATACCAAGTACCGAAGGCGGCGACCACTGGTATTCGTCGAACTACTTCTTCCTGCTCTGCTCTACGCCCAGCACCTGCCCAACGCAGACGCTGAGTTACCCAATGAACCTACCCGGCCTGGCCAGCGGCTCCTTTCCTGCCAGCCTGCATGTCGCCCTGCGGGGGGTCTGGTCGAACCCGTTTGTCAATCCCGATCACCTCGTTACGTTCTATCTGAATGGCACGTTGCTTGGCGACGTCTCCTGGGACGATTACGAACTAAGTAACACCACCCTCGCCTTCGATCAGTCCATTTTGCAGATCACGAACACCGTGACCGCCACGGCTGTGGTCGTTGGCAGCGGCGTTCAGGACCAAATCTACCCCGACTGGTTTGAACTGACGTATCATGATGTGCCTGCAGCGCGCAGCGATGTGGCCCGTTGTGACGCCGATAGCGCCGGCACGCTGGCTTATGCGATTGGCGGTTTTACGGACTCCAACATTCACGCCTTCGATGTGACCGATGCAAACCACCCCACACGCCTGGTCAACGCCGCTGTCACCGGAGCGCTGGCACCCTTTACCCTGGAATTCTCTGATGTGCGCGCGGCGCCGAACAGCCGTTGCCTCAGTTTGGCCGACGCCGCCTTTCTGACGCCCCTCAGCATCACCCTGGACACCCCTTCGAATCTGAAAGCGTTAACGAATGGCGCCGATTACCTCGTCATCACGCACCATGACTTCCTGGCCCAGGCAACCCAATTGGCCAATTATCGTGCCAGTCACAATCAGTACGCCACGGCCGTGGTTGATGTGCGGGATATCTATGATGAATTTAGCTTCGGCCTGATGAGCCAGCAAGCGATCAAAGATTTTCTGACCTTTGCCTACAACAACTGGCAGCCCCGCCCGCAGTTCGTCCTCTTGATGGGGGACGCAACCTACGACCCGAAGGGCTTCAGTGCAATACCCGATCAGGTCTTTGTTCCCGCTTTTCTTGCCATGAGCGATTCCTTCATGGGAGAAACGGCCGCGGATAATCGCTACGTGGACGTAGACAATAACAAGATGCCCGATATGCACCTGGGACGCTTCCCGGTCAACACCGTGGCTGAAGCTCAAGAAATGGTGGATCGCGTCGTGAGCTACGAAGCCCAGGCGCCCGATCAAGCGTGGAATCGCCGTGTGATCTTCGTAGCCGACGACGCCGATGGCGCCGGCAACTTTTCCGAACACAGCAACCTGGTTGCAGATCATATCTTGCCCGCAACCTTCACCCAATCCAAGCTCTATTTCCGTATCAACTACACCAGCGCCAGCGCCCTGCGTACCGCACTGCTCAATGGCATCAACAGCGGCGCCTTGTTCGTCAACTACAACGGCCACTCCTCCATTCCCTACTGGGGCGGTGAGCGCTACTTCCGCACCAGTGACGTGGCGACGCTGACCAACGCCGGACGCTGGCCGGTGATGCTCCCCATGACCTGCCTCGAAGGGTACTACATCGTGCCCGGGTACAAGTCGCAGGGAGAGACGGTCGTGCGCACCCTGGGGCGAGGCGCCATTGCCAGTTGGTCGCCCACGGGCCTGGGCGTGGCAACCGGCCACACCGAGCTTTACACCGGCTTCTATGAGGCTATTTTCGAACAGGGCATCTTACAGCTCGGGCCGGCCACCACCGCCGGCAAGCTCAAGCTTTTCAATACCAGCAGCCCATTCAAGGAACTGTTGGACAACTACATCCTTTTCGGCGACCCTGCGCTGACCCTGGCGTTGCCCGCGGCCGATCTTGGCATCAGCAAATCTGTGGAGCCGGCCGGCTCTGTAGCGCCAGGACAGCCGCTGACGTACACGATTACCGTGAGTAATACCGGACAGTTGAGCGCCAGTGGTGTGCGCATCACCGAGACGCTGCCTTCTGAATTGAGCAATGTGGCCTGGAGCGCCAGCCATGGCGATGTCATCCTTGAAACGGGCAGCAACCTGGTCTGGACCGTCGCTGCGCTGGCAGCCGGGGAACAGCGCACCATCACCCTGAACGGCGCCGTCACCAACACGATTACGTCAACCACGATCATCACCAACACCGCCCAGGTGAGCGGCGACCCGCCCGACCGGCGCTCAACAAATAACAGCGCCACGGTGACAACCCAGGTGGCGACAGGCGCCTCGGATCTGGGTGGCCTGGTGTGGGCCGACATCAGCGGTGATGGCTCACCCAACGAAAACCCACTGATGGGTCTGCAATCCTTTGTCATCGCCGTTCTCGATCAGGGCGGCGCCACCGTCGCCACTACCCTCAGTAACAGCAGCGGGCAGTGGCGCATCAATGGGTTGCCACCCGGCACCTACAACGTTGTGATTCAATCGCTGTCTGGCTTCATTCCGACCACGCCGACCAGCCGCATCGCCATTGCGACACCCGGTCAGAACCTGCTCAATCTCAACTTCGGCTATGTCGTGCCCACTGGGGTTGGACTGAGTTCGTTCACGGCCAGTGTGGAGGGCGCCCAGGTGCGTGTGGCATGGACCTCGCTGCGTGAGTTGAACCTTGTTGGCTACTACGTGTATAATAGCCCCACAGCAAATGGCTTGCGAACCCGGATCACGAACGAAATCGTTCCAGCCCAGGGCAACGCCAGCAGCTATGTGGCCCTGGATCCGGCTGGAAACAGCGGCGAGTTCTACTGGATCGAAGCAGTTGCCCCCGATGGCAGCACCTGGTACGGCCCCACGGCGGCGCAAGCGCAGAATTGGCACCGTGTCTTTCTGCCTGTTGCGCAACGTTAG
- a CDS encoding nuclear transport factor 2 family protein: MPSQFYRIIVCVLLIVGVLLGGCQAIQPSGANSQSAAWIEQMKAEAVKHELGTFDLYINRDWKTLDAETDPNFYQIGPDGAYIERAAALAGIADEKLVVRKPDLGEIRVEMITPDAYMVTYPLNFNGSYDGADFSNPRTVGSLWVNREGKWQNIFLVEQIRTVEFTPVAGN, encoded by the coding sequence ATGCCAAGTCAATTCTATCGCATCATTGTCTGTGTTCTGTTGATCGTAGGTGTACTTTTGGGCGGCTGTCAAGCGATCCAACCCAGCGGGGCCAATTCACAATCTGCAGCATGGATCGAGCAGATGAAGGCGGAGGCGGTCAAACATGAACTTGGAACGTTTGACCTCTACATCAATCGCGACTGGAAGACGCTGGATGCCGAAACAGACCCCAACTTTTACCAGATTGGCCCCGATGGAGCGTACATCGAGCGGGCCGCCGCGTTAGCTGGCATCGCAGATGAGAAACTGGTCGTTCGCAAGCCCGATCTGGGTGAGATACGCGTGGAGATGATCACGCCCGATGCCTACATGGTCACCTATCCGTTGAACTTCAACGGCTCGTACGACGGCGCAGATTTCTCGAACCCACGCACAGTTGGCTCACTCTGGGTCAACCGCGAGGGCAAGTGGCAGAATATCTTCTTGGTCGAGCAGATACGCACAGTGGAGTTCACGCCGGTGGCAGGGAATTGA
- a CDS encoding helix-turn-helix domain-containing protein, with product MNSIQTFGQWIKQRRKALGLTQKELAQQAGCAEVTLRKIEAGDLQPSGQLAASLVAVAGVADADLPARVGFALDNGEGYAPAGRWSRPRRLHNLPAQLTPLLGRELDITAVRSRLREGARLITLLGPPGVGKTRLALAAAESVLDEFEHGVFFVRLAPVSNPDLVAATIVQALNASSSGPNPPALKLRAYLEEKHLLLVLDNFEQVIEAAPLVDGLLRRCSWLHILVTSRQPLRMRGERQVPVLPLTLPAQFPGAIRLTADEALRYPVVALFADRAAAVQPDFTVTDSNAAAVVELCRRLDGLPLAIELVAARVKLLPPAELLARVRGTWMLSVDGLRDVSPRQKTLRGAFSWSFDLLSPSEQTLFTQLAVFANGFTLEAAEALCGDESTKSQVVDGIASLLDKSLLRREIGPRGESHYSLLETMREYALERLALSGREAELLARHAGYFVQLVENVERIDPDPGRIQLHRLLDNDIYDIRAALAWAMTHDVQAALLLTAALLEWLSARGPFVEATRLIHEVFALPGAAERTMARANALCEAGLLLQFVGENVEAQAFAEESLVLSHELGYVEGEADALLALGRIATGWGDRDAAQRHLENALARYQTLDAPGGISQSLALLGEIALEQAYLPRAQALCEECLAVAQRAGFAYPWPLGILANLAWAEGDLARARLLNEQRLAGERQRGVKGSIAHTLLELGTVATRQRDFPAAHLFLDEAFILLKEQGHENYLRAGYLRLAALLQAEGDYGQAIQWYREGLAGAAHYPATWGPCLLNLASLAAALDQDELVARLLGATETVNETGTRLLPIERSDYNRLADSARAHLGAAAFDAAWAQGHALTFEPAAEEVVARLEAALQVQPRST from the coding sequence ATGAACTCGATTCAGACTTTTGGACAGTGGATTAAGCAACGGCGCAAGGCGCTGGGTCTGACGCAGAAGGAACTGGCGCAGCAGGCGGGCTGCGCCGAGGTGACGCTACGCAAGATCGAAGCCGGCGACCTGCAACCCTCAGGACAACTGGCCGCCTCCCTGGTCGCGGTCGCGGGTGTGGCAGACGCTGATCTGCCCGCGAGGGTGGGGTTTGCGCTGGACAACGGCGAGGGATATGCGCCGGCCGGCCGCTGGAGCAGGCCGCGGCGTCTGCACAACTTGCCGGCCCAGCTCACCCCGCTGCTTGGCCGTGAGCTCGATATCACGGCCGTGCGCAGTCGTCTGCGCGAGGGCGCGCGGCTGATCACCCTGCTGGGGCCGCCCGGCGTGGGCAAGACCCGGCTGGCCCTGGCCGCCGCGGAGTCCGTGCTGGACGAGTTCGAGCACGGCGTCTTCTTCGTGCGCCTGGCGCCTGTCTCCAATCCTGACCTGGTGGCCGCAACCATCGTGCAAGCCCTCAACGCCTCGTCGAGCGGGCCGAATCCACCGGCCTTGAAATTGCGCGCCTACCTGGAAGAGAAGCATCTCCTGCTGGTGCTGGACAACTTCGAGCAGGTGATCGAGGCCGCGCCGCTGGTGGATGGCTTGCTGCGCCGCTGCTCGTGGCTGCACATCCTGGTCACCAGCCGGCAGCCGCTGCGCATGCGCGGCGAGCGGCAGGTGCCGGTGCTGCCCTTGACCCTGCCCGCGCAGTTCCCAGGCGCCATCCGCCTCACCGCTGACGAAGCGCTGCGCTATCCGGTTGTAGCCCTGTTCGCGGATCGCGCCGCCGCGGTGCAGCCCGACTTTACCGTCACGGACAGCAATGCCGCGGCCGTGGTTGAACTGTGCCGCCGGTTGGACGGCCTGCCCCTGGCCATCGAGCTGGTCGCGGCGCGCGTCAAGCTATTGCCGCCGGCCGAGCTGCTGGCGCGCGTGCGCGGGACCTGGATGCTTTCGGTGGATGGCCTACGTGACGTGTCGCCGCGGCAGAAGACCTTGCGTGGCGCCTTCAGTTGGAGTTTCGACTTGCTCTCCCCATCCGAACAAACCCTTTTCACCCAGTTGGCCGTGTTCGCCAATGGCTTCACCCTGGAAGCGGCGGAAGCGCTGTGCGGAGATGAGAGTACAAAATCCCAGGTTGTGGACGGGATCGCGTCGCTGCTGGACAAGAGCCTGCTGCGCCGTGAGATCGGTCCGCGCGGCGAGTCGCATTACAGCTTGCTGGAGACAATGCGCGAGTATGCCCTGGAACGATTGGCCCTGAGCGGCCGCGAAGCAGAGCTGCTTGCGCGCCATGCGGGCTACTTTGTACAGCTCGTGGAAAACGTCGAGAGGATAGACCCGGACCCCGGACGCATCCAGCTTCACCGCCTGCTCGACAATGACATCTACGACATCCGGGCTGCCCTGGCCTGGGCAATGACTCATGACGTGCAGGCCGCCCTGCTGCTCACCGCCGCCCTCTTGGAGTGGCTCTCCGCACGCGGGCCTTTTGTCGAAGCGACGCGGCTGATCCACGAGGTTTTCGCCCTACCCGGCGCCGCGGAGCGTACGATGGCGCGGGCGAATGCGTTGTGTGAAGCGGGATTGCTGCTGCAATTTGTGGGTGAGAATGTCGAGGCCCAGGCCTTTGCCGAGGAGAGCCTGGTTCTCAGTCACGAGCTGGGGTACGTCGAAGGCGAAGCCGATGCCTTGCTCGCGCTGGGGCGCATTGCCACCGGGTGGGGCGACCGGGACGCGGCCCAGCGGCATCTGGAAAATGCCCTGGCACGCTACCAAACCCTGGACGCCCCCGGCGGCATCTCCCAGTCGCTGGCACTGCTGGGTGAAATCGCACTTGAACAGGCATACCTGCCGCGCGCACAGGCGTTGTGCGAAGAGTGCCTCGCCGTCGCCCAGCGCGCGGGTTTTGCGTACCCCTGGCCGCTCGGCATTCTGGCCAACCTGGCCTGGGCTGAGGGTGATCTGGCGCGGGCGCGCTTGCTCAACGAGCAGAGACTGGCAGGCGAACGCCAGCGCGGCGTCAAAGGCAGCATTGCGCACACCCTCTTGGAACTGGGGACCGTGGCGACTCGCCAGCGCGACTTTCCGGCAGCCCACCTCTTTCTCGACGAGGCCTTTATCCTACTGAAGGAACAGGGCCACGAAAACTATCTACGTGCTGGCTACCTGCGCCTGGCCGCGCTGCTGCAGGCCGAAGGCGACTACGGGCAAGCGATCCAGTGGTATCGGGAGGGCCTGGCTGGCGCAGCACACTACCCAGCGACGTGGGGTCCTTGCCTTCTGAACCTGGCCTCGCTGGCCGCAGCCCTGGACCAGGACGAGTTAGTCGCCAGGCTGCTGGGCGCGACGGAGACCGTGAATGAGACAGGCACGCGTCTGCTGCCCATCGAGCGCAGCGACTACAACCGGCTGGCTGACTCAGCCCGCGCGCACCTGGGCGCCGCGGCCTTCGACGCGGCGTGGGCGCAGGGCCACGCGCTGACATTCGAACCGGCCGCGGAGGAGGTGGTGGCACGGCTGGAGGCTGCGCTGCAGGTTCAACCACGATCTACCTGA